One segment of Fibrobacter sp. DNA contains the following:
- a CDS encoding ATPase, with amino-acid sequence MLRSRYQAFDYVEKTIDKKKKTGNPILMIVSGYLALITLGALLLSMPFAQRNPVGVLDAFFTATSAVCVTGLSTIDISSSFSPVGNWILVLLMQAGGLGIMTISTVIILLAGMHPGFNHQSALLANYTQEGNVDASKILKAVLPFTFGLEAVGAVLYFTQFTEEALVQYSLYDRIFGSIFQAISSFCNVGFTLFPDSLVRFQLNPIVNVTTCVLALAGGFGFLAITEARYVFDFKKRSFQKVSLHTRIATVFTVIIVLASIVFFIFSEWSNTFVDLSFGEKLESSIFMALTSRTAGLNNVDTPSLSVGSLFFFVIIMLIGANPGSCGGGIKTTTTAVICLLGFNRLLGRNKTQILGRTIPETTVDKAIRIFVVAIVVVVVATLVLLQTEAAGTSNAQGSFLKVFFEVVSAYSTCGLSMGLTPELSIPGRIVVCLVMFVGRMGPLFLISAVAKTQEEGMWYAEEDIMVG; translated from the coding sequence ATGTTACGCTCTAGGTACCAGGCCTTCGACTACGTCGAAAAGACCATTGATAAAAAGAAGAAGACAGGAAACCCCATTCTGATGATCGTGTCGGGCTACTTGGCCCTGATCACCCTGGGAGCCCTGCTTCTCTCCATGCCCTTTGCCCAGCGAAATCCCGTGGGCGTTCTGGACGCCTTCTTTACGGCAACCTCCGCCGTATGCGTCACCGGGCTTTCCACCATCGATATCAGCAGCAGTTTTTCACCTGTCGGTAACTGGATCCTCGTTCTCCTCATGCAGGCGGGCGGTCTCGGCATCATGACCATCTCTACGGTGATTATCCTCCTTGCAGGCATGCACCCCGGATTCAACCACCAGTCCGCCCTCCTAGCCAACTACACCCAGGAAGGTAACGTGGACGCCTCCAAGATCCTGAAGGCAGTGCTCCCCTTTACCTTTGGCCTGGAGGCCGTCGGCGCCGTACTGTACTTTACCCAGTTCACCGAGGAGGCCCTGGTCCAGTACAGCCTCTACGACCGCATTTTCGGAAGCATTTTCCAAGCCATCAGCTCCTTCTGTAACGTGGGCTTCACCCTGTTCCCGGACTCCCTGGTCCGTTTCCAGCTGAACCCCATCGTGAACGTGACCACCTGCGTTCTGGCCCTGGCCGGCGGCTTTGGCTTCTTGGCCATTACCGAAGCCCGCTACGTCTTCGACTTCAAGAAGCGTTCCTTCCAGAAGGTATCACTCCATACCCGCATCGCCACCGTGTTCACGGTGATCATCGTCCTTGCAAGTATCGTCTTCTTCATCTTCAGCGAATGGAGCAACACCTTCGTAGACCTGAGCTTCGGCGAAAAGCTGGAAAGCAGCATCTTCATGGCCCTTACCAGCCGTACCGCAGGCCTCAACAACGTGGATACCCCGAGCCTTTCCGTAGGCTCCCTGTTCTTCTTTGTGATCATCATGCTCATCGGCGCCAACCCCGGTAGCTGCGGTGGCGGTATCAAGACCACAACCACCGCCGTGATCTGCCTTCTGGGGTTCAACCGCCTGCTGGGCCGTAACAAGACCCAGATCCTTGGCAGAACCATTCCCGAAACCACGGTGGACAAGGCTATTCGAATCTTCGTGGTGGCAATCGTCGTGGTAGTAGTTGCAACCCTCGTGCTCCTGCAGACCGAGGCCGCCGGAACCTCCAACGCCCAGGGTTCGTTCCTCAAGGTGTTCTTCGAGGTGGTCAGCGCCTACAGTACCTGCGGCCTTTCCATGGGCCTTACCCCCGAACTGTCCATCCCGGGCCGCATCGTGG